One region of Candidatus Bathyarchaeia archaeon genomic DNA includes:
- a CDS encoding KEOPS complex kinase/ATPase Bud32: protein MVLIRKGAEADLHLEQWHGHKVVMKRRLPKAYRLPQLDLAVRTQRTLREPALIHRAKEAGVPTPTIYMIDLAESNIIMEYVEGKQVKQVLNTLPPEEKLRLCRHIGTLIGRLHKHGIIHGDLTTSNMILTSYRKIYLVDFGLGEHSEELEIRGVDLHLMKRALQSTHHRLAKKCFEAVTTGYTETVGKETAAKVLAKIQEIERRGRYIEER from the coding sequence ATGGTGCTCATTAGAAAAGGCGCCGAAGCCGACCTCCACCTCGAACAGTGGCACGGTCACAAAGTCGTAATGAAACGGCGACTCCCAAAAGCATATCGACTGCCACAACTTGACCTAGCTGTAAGAACCCAGCGCACACTTCGCGAACCCGCACTCATTCACCGAGCCAAAGAAGCCGGAGTCCCAACACCCACAATCTACATGATAGACTTAGCAGAGTCAAACATCATCATGGAATACGTCGAAGGCAAACAGGTCAAACAGGTCTTGAACACCTTGCCACCCGAGGAAAAACTACGCTTATGCCGCCACATCGGCACATTAATCGGACGCCTCCACAAACACGGAATAATACACGGCGACTTAACCACATCAAACATGATTCTCACATCTTACAGGAAAATCTACCTTGTAGACTTTGGACTGGGCGAACACTCCGAGGAACTGGAGATTCGCGGAGTCGACCTTCACCTAATGAAAAGAGCACTTCAAAGCACACACCACAGATTAGCCAAAAAGTGCTTCGAAGCCGTGACAACCGGATACACTGAGACCGTCGGAAAGGAAACCGCAGCCAAAGTCCTCGCAAAAATCCAAGAAATCGAGCGCAGGGGACGTTATATTGAGGAAAGGTAA